The segment TCGTTCCGCTCAACCGTCACCGTGGGGGTGGCGGACCATGCCTGCGAGCGCATCCCGCACCTCGCTCCGCTCGCGCAGCTCTCGACCCCATTCGATGCGAACACGCTCGTCGCGCCCATCGACGCTAGCGAGCAGGTCGAAGCCCACCCGATCGACACCGACCATGGTCGCGGTCGTCGCTCGAGGAATTAGGTTGTGTTAGGTATCCCTAATACTTTCCAGAAGGGTTCGTGACCATGACGATCTCGGGCAACACCCTCGCGGACGGCTTCGCCAGCCGGCTGCGGCAGCGCACGATCTCAGCTCACCGGGACGCCGAGACGTCGCCCTTCATGCGAGCTCTCTTCACCGGCAAACTGACCAAGGCCGGCTATGCGACGTACGCGGCGCAGCTGCTGGTCGTCTACCGGGAGCTCGATGCCGCGAGCGAAGCGATGGCCGACGATCCGATCGGTGGTTGCTTCGCCGACTCGGCGCTCCTGCGCGCCCGCGCCCTCGAGAGCGACATCCGCGCGCTCTCGGGCGCCGACGAGACCCCTGCGCCGCTGCCCGCCACCCTGCAGTACCGCGACCGTGTCCGGGCGGTGGCATTCGATTGGCCCGGAGGCTTCGTCGCACACCACTACACACGACACCTGGGCGATCTCTCCGGAGGCCTCCACATCGCCCGTGCTCTGCGGCGCCACCTCACCGACGGCGATGATGCCGGGCTCTCGTTCTACGAGCTGACGGTTCCCGACCCGGACGCCTACAAGGCGCGCTACCGGGCGCTCCGCGATGCCGCACCGTGGGATGACGACGAACGCGAACGGATCGTGGACGAGGTGCTCGAGGCCTACCGGCTCAACGACGCCGTACTCCTCGAGGTGTCCGAGGCCTGTGGGGTGCAGCCGTGACCGTGCGACCCTCGCCGGCTGTCAGCCTGTGCGCCCTCGGTCTGCTCGCGGCGGCAGTGGTGGTCAGTCCGGCAGGCGCAGCTCAAGTGAGTGACGGCCAACGCACGCTGCAGGCCTCGCGCACGGAGGCACTCGACCCGACCGGCGAACGGATCACCGTGACCGGAGCCGGCTTCGACGTCAGCAAGGGCATCTACGTGGCCTTCTGCGCCATCCCTCCGCCCGGCATGCCGCCGAGCCCGTGTGGGGGCGGCGAGGACCGAGCGGGCTCCACCGGTGCCTCGGCCTGGATCTCCTCCAACCCGCCTCCGTACGCGGTCGGTCTCCCCACGCCGTACGGGCCAGAGGGCAGCTTCACCGTGGAGCTAGCGATCCAGCCGGTCATCAACGCAACCACCGACTGTCGGCGGGTGCGGTGCGCGATCGTCACCCGCAACGACCACACCCGCTCGTCGGACCGCAGCCAGGACCTGTTCCTGCCCGTCACGTTCCGCGCCGAGTCGACGACGCCCTCGCCCGGAACACCACCGGCCGGCGCGGCAACTCCCACCTCACCGCTCGACCCGGGCGCTGCAGCCATCCCCCCGACCGATGCGGCTTCGACCACCTCGACCACCTCGACGATCCCCACGCCTCAGGTGACCTTGTCCCCTGACGGTCGTACCGCGATGGCGGGTGAGATGCGACTGGAGCTCTCCCACGTCGTCCTCGATCCGACCGGCGACGAGCTCGACGTCACCGGATCCGGCTTCCGGAGAGGTCGCGAGCTGCAGGTCGCGCTCTGTGCGACCCCGGTGGTGGGCGAGGCACCAGTGGGCTGCGGTCCGGCGGCGAACACCGTCCCAGCCGAGGCCGATGGCGCAATGGCGGTGACGCTTTCGATCGATGGCCCGGTGCTGGGCGAACACGATTGCCGCGAGCTCCCCTGCGCAGTGGTGACTCGTGACCCGCTCACGCCGACAGATCGCTCGCAGGAGTTGGCGGTGCCCGTGCGCTTCGCATCCACCGAGCTCGCCACCGACACCAGCGGCACAGATCCCCGCGGCGACGACCAGCAGGGCACCGACCAGGCGGCCGCAGATCAGGCCGAGCGCGAAGAGCTCCCCCTCACGCCCTGGACGGTCGCGCTCGTGGTCGGCACGGTCTTGGTCATCACGGCGACTCGTATCGCAGCACGTCGCTGGCGACATCCCGTGGAGCGGCCATGACCGATCGCGCCGCCATGTCGCAGCCCACCCCGCCTCCTCGCCTGCACCTCCCGAGCCGACGGCGGTGGAGCCCGCTTCTCGTGATGATCGTTGCGTCGTTGGCGTTCACCGCCTGCGCTCAGCACGCATCGAGCAGCGCCGAGCAGCCTGCGCCGACCCTCCCCACCCCCGCCGAGGCGATCGCACCGGTGCTACCCGTCACCGTCACCGGAGACGACAGGGTACAAGCCACCGTGACCACCATCGATCGGATCGTGCCGCTCGCTGGGAGCCTGGCGGAGGTGGTGTTCGGTCTGGGGCTCGGGGGCCACGTGGTGGCCCGAGACGTCACGGCCACCTTCGCCGAGGTGCGAGATCGACCGATCGTGACCAAGGGACACGACGTCAGCGCGGAGTCGGTGCTGTCGCTGGCGCCGAGCGTGGTGTTGGCTCAGACCGACACGGGACCTCCCGAAGCGCTGGCACAGATTCGCGCTGCTGGTGTCCCGGTCATCGTGTTCGCCCAACCCGCATCGGTCGCCCACATCACCGAGCGGATCGAGGCGGTCGCCGAGGCGCTCGGGGTGCCACCGGCTGGCGCGCGGCTCGCCGGCGAGATCGACGACCAACTCCGGGCTGAACTCGAGCGGGTCCCCGCAGGGCGGGCGCAGCCGAAGGTCGCGTTCCTCTACCTGCGCGGCCAGGCCGGCGTCTCACTGATCGGCGGGCCGGGTTCGGGAGCGGACTCGATGATCGCTGCGGCAGGGGGGATCGACGCCGGCACGGCAATCGGCTTGTCCCGACCCTTCACCCCGATCACCAGCGAATCACTGGTCGAGGCGGCCCCTGACATCATCCTCATGACCACCACGGGTCTGGATTCCGTCGGGGGAATCGACGGTTTGCTCGCGGTGCCTGGTGTCGCGCAGACACCCGCCGGACGGGCACGGCGGGTCGTGACCGTCGAGGACGGTCGGCTCTACAGCTTCGGACCTCGTACCCCCGAGGTGATCGGGGAGCTGGTGGACCGATTTTTCGAGGATCCCTTCTCATGAACGCGGTCGACACCTGCGAACGTACGGCTCGATCGGTGACGACGAGCACCGGCTCGGTGCTGCTCGTGCGTTCGTCCCGACGTGAGCCGCTCGTGCTCGGCGCGCTGATGCTCGGGCTCCTGGTGGCTTTCGTGGTGGCGGCCGGCTCTGGCGTGGTCGGTGTCTCGTCGGGCGCGGCGGTGGGGGCAGCGGGTGCGATCGTGGCTGGGGCCTCGCTGCTCGGTCTCTGGACGATCGGGGCAGCTGCGTTCGCTGGCGGTGTGATCACGGTGGCGGTCGTCCACCTCGCCGCCCGTTCGGGCGGGCGCACCGAGGTGGTGACGCTGATCCTGACGGGCATCGCGATGAACGCCCTGGCTGGGGCGGTCATCGGGTTGTTGATGTACCTCTCCGACGATGCGGAGCTGCGGAACGTGTCGTTCTGGACGCTGGGCAGCGTCGCTGGCGCCAACTGGTCGCGAGTGGCCGCCTTCGCTCCCATGGCCGTGCTGGGTGTGGTGGTGGCGTGTTCCCAAGCACGCCGGCTGGATCTGCTGAGCCTCGGTGAGGGGCCGGCTCGCCACTTGGGTGTGGACGTCGAGCAGACCCGCCGGATCACGCTCGGCGTGGTGGCCGTTCTGACCGCGGCCGCGGTGGCGGTCGCTGGGATCCTCATGTTCGTCGGGCTGGTGGTCCCTCACCTCGTGAGGATGATCTCGGGACCTCGCCACCGTTGGCTGCTGCTGTCGTCCGCGGTTGCGGGAGCGCTGGTGCTGGTGGTCGCGGACCTGGTGGCTCGCACGGCGGTGGCGCCCGCGGAGTTGCCGCTGGGGACGTTGACGGCGCTAGTGGGAAGCCCGGTTTTCTTCTGGCAGCTGCGCCGCACTCGGTCTCGTCAGGGAGGCTGGGCGTGAGGCGCAGGCATCTGCGGCTGCCAGGGCCGATCGCGGACCCACTGGTCGAGGCGATCGGGCTGTGGGTGCATCGGGGACGCCGAACGGTTCTGCGTGACCTGTCGGTCGCGGTACGGCCCGGTGAGTTCATCGCGGTCGTCGGCCCGAATGGTGCTGGGAAGTCCACGCTCGTGGGGGCTCTGGCCGGTGACCTGAGCGCGAGTGCAGGCCACGTCCAGCTCGACGGGAAACCGATCGGCGCCTGGCGGCCGGTCGAGCTGGCCATGCGTCGGGCGGTGCTGCCACAGGACCAACAGGTCGCGTTCCCGTTCACCGTCTCGGAAATCGTCTCGATGGGCCGCACCCCCTGGGCGGGAACCGCTCGTCACGAGCAGGACACGTCGCGAGTGCTGGACGCACTCGTGGCGATGGACGCGCTCGAACTCGCCGATCGTCGGTTCCCGACCCTCTCCGGTGGTGAGCGAGCACGGGTGGCGATGGCTCGGGCCCTGGTACAGGATGCAGCCAAGATCCGCCTCCACCGCCGCCGGATACCAGCGGTGGTGGAGGCGGATCGGCTCCGATCGATGGTCCGGGCGGGGGCCGAACGGCGCTCGGCCCGAACGGGCAGCAACTGACGGTGAAGCCAGCTCGCGGGCTCGACCCCGCGGGAGCGACGGTGCGGGTCGAGGGCGCAGGCTACGACCCGTCTGTCGGTGTCTACCTGGCCATGTGTGTGGACCAGGGTCCTGCGCTGCCACCGAGTCCCTGCTTCGGAGGCGCGGACACCTCCGGCGAGAGCCGGTCGGCGGTGTGGTTCTCGAACAGCCCACCGCCTTATGCCGTGGGTCTCACCCGCCCGTTCGGCGTTGGTGGCAGCTTCGAGGCGGAACTGGAGATCGCTGCGCTGCAGCGGGACGAGACGGGCGCGGTGGTGATCGACTGCCTCGACCCGTCCGCCAGATGTGTCATCGCCACCCGCGCGGATCACACTCGCCCCGCTGACCGATCGGCCGATGTGAAGGTGCGGGTTTCTTTCGCTGGCCAGGAGGACCCGGACCCCGGCGTGGACGACCCACCCTCGCCCGCACCTCCCACCCTGGAACTCGATCGCCTGCAGGTGACCCCGGGCGAGCCGCTCTCGGTGTCGGGTCGAGGGTTCCTCGCCGGCGAGCAGGTCGAGTTGCTGCTGTATTCGACCCCGCGCTGGGTGAGCACTCCCGTTGCCGATCCGACCGGGGCGATCGCCGTCTCGTTCACCGTGCCGGTCGACCTCGAGCCTGGTGAGCATCACCTCGAGGCCCGGGGGGTGAGCTCGGGGCTCACTGCTCGGTCCCCGAGCTTCATGGTGGTCCCGGCGACGCTCGCTCGTGCCCATCGCCGCCGTACCAGCGTCGAAGCTCGCTGGAGGGGGCCACGTCAGTCGACCACTCGTCGAGGGCCGCCGCGTCCTTGCTGACCCCACGGGGCCGAAGCCGGTCGACCAGGACCCGGTAGGCACCGGACTCGAGGGTGCCGTCGTAGGCCCGAACGACTGTCACCCGGGGTGTGGCAGCAGGCCTGGCGGTCGGGTGGGGATCATGTCGAGGCATCGTTACCACCCCACGAATCGGAGACGTGACCAAACCGTAACCGAGGTCGGCGCTGATCTGTCAGCGGCGCTCGTGTGAGCGCGAACCACCGGCGTGACACGCGAACCGATCGGCCACATCAGTCGGTACGGTGAAGCGGGGTCCGTCCGCCCGATGCGTTCGGTCCGCCCGGGGTGACGAGCCATCCGATGGGTAGGCGAAATCGGGTGGGGCCAGTCCCGGATCCCGCGGTCGTTGGAGTGGTCTCGAAGGAGGTCTGACGATGGTCGCCTTGGCTGGCACGTTCGACATCCTCCAGGTCGACGAGGTGCTCACCTTGCTGGCCGATCACCGCTGCACCGGCCGGCTGCGAGTGCGAACCGGTGCGCACCACCTCCTGATCACCCTGGACAGGGGGTTGGTCGTGGGCGCCACCGCGAGCAACGGCGCCACGGGTGGCGGAGCGTGGGAGCGACTGGTGGAGGAGGTCTGCTGCGAGGCGCTGCGGACCCGGCGGGGAACCTTCGAGGTATTGGTCGAGCGTGAGGTGAGCGCGTCGGCCGGCCCGCCGCTGCCCGTGAGCGAGGTCCTGGCCGGAGCACGGCGCCGGGCGGAGGCCTGGGAGCGGGTCGAGCGGGTGATCCCCTCCGTCGAGGTGGTGCCGCGGCTGGCCGAGCGACCGCGACCCGATCCGCTGATCCTGGAACCGGAACGATGGGAGCTGATCGTCGCCATCGACGGGCGCCACCCGATCGCCTCGGTCGCCCGGCGGCTGCGGATGGATCCTCTGCGTGTCTGCGAACTGCTGGTGCCGCTGGTGGAGCGGGGTGCCGTGCTGCTGGACGAGCCCTCGAAGCAGGTGAAGATGAGCGGATCGGAACGCGCGCCTCGCCCCAAGCCGTCGCGCCCGGGCTCGCAACGTTCGAACGTGCGCCTGCTCCCTCCGGGCAGGCTGCCCGCGGATGGGGCGGGGCTGAACGCCGACGGGGAGCAGCAGCAGGAGCAGGTACTCGATGGCGTGCTGGAGTCGCTAACCCCCGAGCGTGAGGTGCCCGCGGTGGCGCCGGCGGACGAGGCGGAGCTCGTCGCTGCCGTCGACTCGGCGTGAGTTCCGATGATCGGCACGCTGGCGATGGGCGTGAAGCGATGTCGGGGCGCTCCGCACGGGCGAAGGCGAGCGACG is part of the Rhabdothermincola sediminis genome and harbors:
- a CDS encoding heme/hemin ABC transporter substrate-binding protein, whose protein sequence is MTDRAAMSQPTPPPRLHLPSRRRWSPLLVMIVASLAFTACAQHASSSAEQPAPTLPTPAEAIAPVLPVTVTGDDRVQATVTTIDRIVPLAGSLAEVVFGLGLGGHVVARDVTATFAEVRDRPIVTKGHDVSAESVLSLAPSVVLAQTDTGPPEALAQIRAAGVPVIVFAQPASVAHITERIEAVAEALGVPPAGARLAGEIDDQLRAELERVPAGRAQPKVAFLYLRGQAGVSLIGGPGSGADSMIAAAGGIDAGTAIGLSRPFTPITSESLVEAAPDIILMTTTGLDSVGGIDGLLAVPGVAQTPAGRARRVVTVEDGRLYSFGPRTPEVIGELVDRFFEDPFS
- a CDS encoding FecCD family ABC transporter permease, yielding MLLVRSSRREPLVLGALMLGLLVAFVVAAGSGVVGVSSGAAVGAAGAIVAGASLLGLWTIGAAAFAGGVITVAVVHLAARSGGRTEVVTLILTGIAMNALAGAVIGLLMYLSDDAELRNVSFWTLGSVAGANWSRVAAFAPMAVLGVVVACSQARRLDLLSLGEGPARHLGVDVEQTRRITLGVVAVLTAAAVAVAGILMFVGLVVPHLVRMISGPRHRWLLLSSAVAGALVLVVADLVARTAVAPAELPLGTLTALVGSPVFFWQLRRTRSRQGGWA
- a CDS encoding biliverdin-producing heme oxygenase — protein: MTISGNTLADGFASRLRQRTISAHRDAETSPFMRALFTGKLTKAGYATYAAQLLVVYRELDAASEAMADDPIGGCFADSALLRARALESDIRALSGADETPAPLPATLQYRDRVRAVAFDWPGGFVAHHYTRHLGDLSGGLHIARALRRHLTDGDDAGLSFYELTVPDPDAYKARYRALRDAAPWDDDERERIVDEVLEAYRLNDAVLLEVSEACGVQP
- a CDS encoding DUF4388 domain-containing protein, with amino-acid sequence MVALAGTFDILQVDEVLTLLADHRCTGRLRVRTGAHHLLITLDRGLVVGATASNGATGGGAWERLVEEVCCEALRTRRGTFEVLVEREVSASAGPPLPVSEVLAGARRRAEAWERVERVIPSVEVVPRLAERPRPDPLILEPERWELIVAIDGRHPIASVARRLRMDPLRVCELLVPLVERGAVLLDEPSKQVKMSGSERAPRPKPSRPGSQRSNVRLLPPGRLPADGAGLNADGEQQQEQVLDGVLESLTPEREVPAVAPADEAELVAAVDSA
- a CDS encoding DUF488 domain-containing protein, with product MPRHDPHPTARPAATPRVTVVRAYDGTLESGAYRVLVDRLRPRGVSKDAAALDEWSTDVAPSSELRRWYGGDGHERASPGPP
- a CDS encoding DUF2470 domain-containing protein produces the protein MPRATTATMVGVDRVGFDLLASVDGRDERVRIEWGRELRERSEVRDALAGMVRHPHGDG
- a CDS encoding ATP-binding cassette domain-containing protein, with amino-acid sequence MRRRHLRLPGPIADPLVEAIGLWVHRGRRTVLRDLSVAVRPGEFIAVVGPNGAGKSTLVGALAGDLSASAGHVQLDGKPIGAWRPVELAMRRAVLPQDQQVAFPFTVSEIVSMGRTPWAGTARHEQDTSRVLDALVAMDALELADRRFPTLSGGERARVAMARALVQDAAKIRLHRRRIPAVVEADRLRSMVRAGAERRSARTGSN